One part of the Prochlorococcus marinus str. MIT 9313 genome encodes these proteins:
- a CDS encoding M67 family metallopeptidase, with translation MVLRRSLLAVAPFEGCALLLGDQDDSNSDKGCSIWNVRLIWPCCNVWEPGMSSLPEGSLDPNLGAELLPSRKCRFALDPREQLQAQRFAREHNWQVLGSAHSHPGGEAVPSVMDHRWAILPSLLVIVAGSGNVRAWWMTGVQPGQQHEVAHLGQW, from the coding sequence ATGGTTCTTCGTCGCAGCTTATTGGCTGTGGCGCCATTTGAGGGATGTGCTCTTTTATTGGGTGATCAAGATGATTCTAATAGTGATAAAGGCTGCAGTATCTGGAATGTTCGGCTGATTTGGCCCTGCTGCAATGTATGGGAGCCGGGAATGTCAAGCCTCCCTGAAGGCTCGCTTGATCCGAATCTTGGGGCTGAGTTGCTGCCATCACGCAAGTGTCGCTTTGCTTTGGATCCTCGTGAACAGTTGCAGGCTCAACGCTTTGCCAGAGAGCACAATTGGCAGGTGTTGGGCAGTGCCCATTCGCATCCTGGCGGTGAGGCTGTGCCGTCCGTTATGGATCATCGCTGGGCCATTTTGCCGTCGTTACTGGTGATCGTGGCTGGTTCAGGCAATGTGCGCGCTTGGTGGATGACAGGAGTGCAACCTGGCCAGCAGCATGAGGTTGCGCATTTGGGACAGTGGTAA